From the genome of Blautia pseudococcoides, one region includes:
- the trmL gene encoding tRNA (uridine(34)/cytosine(34)/5-carboxymethylaminomethyluridine(34)-2'-O)-methyltransferase TrmL, with amino-acid sequence MAKLNIVLFEPEIPANTGNIGRTCVATGTRLHLIEPLGFMLNEKSIKRAGMDYWKDLDVTTYMNYEDFLERNPGAKIYMATTKGPQTYVDVQYEEDCYIMFGKESAGIPEEILLENQETAIRIPMIGNIRSLNLANSVAIVLYEALRQNHFDHMQMEGHLTKYDWKQ; translated from the coding sequence ATGGCAAAACTTAACATTGTACTTTTCGAGCCGGAGATTCCGGCAAATACAGGAAATATCGGGAGAACCTGTGTTGCCACAGGCACCAGGCTGCATTTGATCGAGCCTTTGGGGTTTATGCTGAATGAAAAGTCGATCAAACGCGCAGGAATGGACTACTGGAAGGACCTGGATGTGACCACCTACATGAATTATGAGGATTTCCTGGAGCGCAATCCGGGTGCCAAAATATACATGGCAACAACAAAAGGCCCTCAGACTTATGTGGATGTCCAGTATGAGGAGGACTGTTACATTATGTTCGGCAAAGAGAGTGCCGGGATTCCTGAGGAGATCCTTCTGGAAAACCAGGAGACAGCCATCCGTATCCCTATGATTGGAAATATCCGTTCTCTGAATCTGGCTAATTCCGTGGCTATCGTACTCTATGAGGCGCTGCGGCAGAACCATTTTGACCA
- a CDS encoding AIR synthase family protein — protein sequence MKIGKLPEPVLIRSVLKEVQHRRPEVLVGPAVGQDCAVLEPAKGDVLVFSSDPITGTVKDIGSHSVHITANDLAASGAEPLGIMVTILLTPETEETQLKEMMRGLEAACEQLNIEVMGGHTEITDVVKQPLISITGVGRIPKEEVLTTSAAMPGQDVVITKWIGLEGTSIAAKEKEETLLERFAPSFVETAKRFDQYLSVVPEARVAKSWGVSAMHDITEGGVFGALWEMGSGSGTGLDIDLKKIPIRQETVEVCEVLGLNPYILMSSGSMLITTDDGFGLVRKLEQAGIHAAVVGKVTDSNDRILRNGEDTRYLDKPQSDELYKIYLG from the coding sequence ATGAAGATAGGAAAATTACCGGAACCGGTGTTGATCCGTTCCGTTTTAAAAGAAGTACAGCATAGAAGGCCGGAGGTCCTGGTCGGACCGGCAGTGGGACAGGACTGTGCGGTTTTGGAGCCGGCAAAAGGAGATGTGCTGGTATTCTCCTCTGACCCCATCACCGGGACCGTAAAGGATATCGGAAGCCACAGCGTGCATATCACAGCCAATGATCTGGCAGCTTCCGGGGCAGAGCCTCTGGGGATCATGGTGACGATACTTTTGACACCGGAGACAGAGGAAACACAGTTAAAAGAGATGATGCGGGGGCTGGAGGCAGCCTGTGAACAGTTGAATATTGAGGTTATGGGAGGGCACACGGAGATCACAGATGTGGTGAAGCAGCCCCTTATTTCCATAACAGGTGTGGGCAGAATTCCCAAAGAAGAGGTTTTGACCACCTCTGCGGCAATGCCCGGCCAGGATGTTGTCATAACAAAATGGATCGGACTGGAAGGTACTTCCATTGCTGCAAAAGAGAAAGAAGAAACTCTGCTGGAGCGTTTTGCCCCTTCTTTTGTGGAGACGGCGAAAAGGTTTGACCAGTATCTTTCCGTGGTGCCCGAGGCCAGAGTGGCAAAATCCTGGGGCGTTTCTGCCATGCATGACATTACAGAGGGCGGCGTGTTCGGTGCGCTCTGGGAGATGGGCAGCGGTTCCGGCACGGGTCTTGATATTGATCTGAAGAAGATACCCATCCGGCAGGAGACTGTGGAGGTGTGTGAGGTGCTGGGGCTGAACCCTTATATCCTCATGTCCAGCGGTTCCATGCTGATAACCACAGATGACGGGTTTGGTCTGGTCAGAAAGCTGGAGCAGGCGGGAATTCATGCAGCAGTGGTGGGAAAAGTCACGGACAGCAATGACAGGATCCTGAGAAATGGTGAGGATACCAGATATCTGGATAAACCCCAGAGTGACGAGCTTTATAAAATATATCTTGGATAA
- a CDS encoding 3'-5' exonuclease has product MDAYIALDLETTGLSPKSDRILEIGAARVVNGIVEERCSTLIDPRMEIPEKVTELTGITEDMVVGMPEIKDVVAGLVAFCGDLPLLGHNIMFDYRFVKHSAVNSGLTFEAEGMDTLKISRALLADLPSRSLQSLRLHYGIPQENAHRALDDALTTHLLYQRLKREYGEDNAELFTPKKLNYKVKKQGPATQAQKRHLQELVKYHRIELSMDVESLTKNEASRLIDTILGCYGKIMR; this is encoded by the coding sequence ATGGATGCATATATAGCTCTGGACCTGGAGACTACGGGCTTGTCACCCAAATCAGACAGAATCCTGGAAATAGGCGCTGCCAGGGTGGTGAATGGAATTGTGGAGGAAAGATGCAGCACACTCATTGATCCAAGAATGGAGATTCCGGAAAAGGTCACAGAACTGACGGGAATCACTGAGGATATGGTGGTGGGGATGCCGGAAATAAAAGATGTGGTGGCAGGTCTTGTTGCCTTCTGCGGTGACCTGCCGCTTTTGGGGCATAATATTATGTTTGACTACAGGTTTGTAAAGCACAGCGCAGTCAACAGCGGCCTTACCTTTGAGGCGGAGGGAATGGATACTCTGAAAATTTCCAGAGCGCTGCTTGCCGACCTTCCAAGCCGCAGCCTGCAGAGTCTCCGCTTACACTATGGGATTCCCCAGGAGAATGCCCACAGGGCACTGGACGACGCACTGACAACACACCTTCTGTATCAGAGGCTGAAACGTGAGTACGGCGAAGACAATGCAGAGCTATTTACACCCAAAAAACTGAATTACAAAGTTAAAAAGCAGGGACCTGCCACACAGGCACAAAAACGCCACTTGCAGGAATTAGTAAAATATCATAGAATAGAGCTTAGCATGGATGTGGAGAGCCTGACTAAAAATGAAGCCTCCAGACTGATAGATACGATTTTAGGGTGTTATGGAAAGATTATGAGGTGA